A genomic stretch from Theobroma cacao cultivar B97-61/B2 chromosome 4, Criollo_cocoa_genome_V2, whole genome shotgun sequence includes:
- the LOC18601042 gene encoding uncharacterized protein LOC18601042 isoform X2, which translates to MKTDKDNINTRKDISSPKSLGFKSSRHSILLPHTHVMFSRVSYAAFATLFLGISLALMLVGSVTFIIGFVIMPWVIGLLAVFHFVAVVSTFSELWRSFIASKDAPSQRFS; encoded by the exons ATGAAAACAGATAAAGATAACATTAACACAAGAAAAGACATATCTTCTCCCAAATCTCTGGGATTCAAATCTTCCAGACATTCGATTCTATT gCCCCATACGCACGTGATGTTCTCCCGGGTTTCTTATGCAGCTTTTGCTACTTTGTTTCTGGGGATCTCTTTGGCTTTAATGCTGGTCGGTTCTGTCACCTTTATCATCGGCTTCGTTATAATGCCTTGGGTCATTGGTTTGCTCGCCGTTTTCCACTTTGTTGCGGTCGTTTCAACTTTTTCCGAGCTTTGGAGGTCGTTTATTGCTTCCAAGGATGCCCCTT CTCAGAGGTTCTCATGA
- the LOC18601042 gene encoding uncharacterized protein LOC18601042 isoform X1, whose translation MRAGEQQSGAIYELCSMITQILKSPPPIPIPIPSSHDTSSSSSSRPHTHVMFSRVSYAAFATLFLGISLALMLVGSVTFIIGFVIMPWVIGLLAVFHFVAVVSTFSELWRSFIASKDAPSQRFS comes from the exons aTGAGAGCAGGAGAGCAACAATCAGGGGCAATCTATGAACTATGTTCAATGATAACCCAAATCCTGAAATCTCCTCCTCCTATTCCCATTCCAATCCCAAGCTCACATGACACTtcctcctcttcttcttccaggCCCCATACGCACGTGATGTTCTCCCGGGTTTCTTATGCAGCTTTTGCTACTTTGTTTCTGGGGATCTCTTTGGCTTTAATGCTGGTCGGTTCTGTCACCTTTATCATCGGCTTCGTTATAATGCCTTGGGTCATTGGTTTGCTCGCCGTTTTCCACTTTGTTGCGGTCGTTTCAACTTTTTCCGAGCTTTGGAGGTCGTTTATTGCTTCCAAGGATGCCCCTT CTCAGAGGTTCTCATGA
- the LOC18601043 gene encoding MADS-box transcription factor 6 isoform X4: protein MTPLMSEALGYVVIMAVAILIVTQLSSFRSELQSPLTSFCQTIRFILNGSVKQIHDEFIDLWRGTSLQAMVERHIEGQNIEQLNMTQLVQLERQLDSILRQTRNRKTQVMMDTIAALNKKEEHLRQEKHDMEMEIAARTMGVEDRERAEKLNQDPHSNGYDQPPLHKGLLHLF from the exons ATGACTCCACTTATGT CAGAAGCTCTTGGGTACGTTGTAATCATGGCAGTGGCAATTCTGATTGTTACACAACTCTCATCATTCAGATCTGAGTTGCAGTCACCTCTAACATCCTTTTGCCAAACTATAAGATTCATTTTGAATGGATCAGTTAAG CAGATACATGATGAATTCATAGATCTTTGGAGAGGTACTAGTCTACAGGCAATGGTTGAAAG GCACATTGAAGGTCAAAACATTGAACAACTCAATATGACACAGCTCGTACAGCTGGAAAGGCAACTAGATTCCATATTAAGGCAAACAAGAAATCGAAAG ACACAGGTAATGATGGACACTATTGCTGCACTCAATAAGAAG GAGGAACATTTGAGACAAGAAAAACATGACATGGAAATGGAG ATTGCAGCAAGAACAATGGGCGTGGAAGATCGTGAAAGAGCTGAGAAACTGAACCAGGATCCTCATTCTAACGGCTACGACCAGCCCCCCCTCCATAAGGGCTTGCTCCATTTGTTCTAG
- the LOC18601043 gene encoding MADS-box transcription factor 6 isoform X5 has product MTPLMSEALGYVVIMAVAILIVTQLSSFRSELQSPLTSFCQTIRFILNGSVKIHDEFIDLWRGTSLQAMVERHIEGQNIEQLNMTQLVQLERQLDSILRQTRNRKTQVMMDTIAALNKKEEHLRQEKHDMEMEIAARTMGVEDRERAEKLNQDPHSNGYDQPPLHKGLLHLF; this is encoded by the exons ATGACTCCACTTATGT CAGAAGCTCTTGGGTACGTTGTAATCATGGCAGTGGCAATTCTGATTGTTACACAACTCTCATCATTCAGATCTGAGTTGCAGTCACCTCTAACATCCTTTTGCCAAACTATAAGATTCATTTTGAATGGATCAGTTAAG ATACATGATGAATTCATAGATCTTTGGAGAGGTACTAGTCTACAGGCAATGGTTGAAAG GCACATTGAAGGTCAAAACATTGAACAACTCAATATGACACAGCTCGTACAGCTGGAAAGGCAACTAGATTCCATATTAAGGCAAACAAGAAATCGAAAG ACACAGGTAATGATGGACACTATTGCTGCACTCAATAAGAAG GAGGAACATTTGAGACAAGAAAAACATGACATGGAAATGGAG ATTGCAGCAAGAACAATGGGCGTGGAAGATCGTGAAAGAGCTGAGAAACTGAACCAGGATCCTCATTCTAACGGCTACGACCAGCCCCCCCTCCATAAGGGCTTGCTCCATTTGTTCTAG